The following DNA comes from Agromyces mangrovi.
ACTTGTTGCCACGGTCGCGGTCATGTCCCGAGTTGGCCCCGTAGATCGTCGAACGATTCGCGTGCCAACGCCTGAACCATCGGATCCTGGCTCGCCCACGGGGTGGCCCGCTCGTCCAAGGCACGCAAGAGCGTGCGGACCCGGCCGCGACTCCGCTGACTGAGGCCGTTGAGGACGTCACCAGGATCGTCGACACATGCGAGCAGCATCACCCCGTCTTCGGCATGACGCATGCGATCACGCGGGTCATCGCGGTATGCCGCTCCCTTCAGGACCAGCGCTCCGCGCACGCTCGGAACAATCAGTCTGAGGGTTCCGTCCACGGTCTCGATGTCGACATCGATGGTTTGCTGCAACGCACGGGTCCCACCAGAAACGCCGAACAGCGGTCGGCCACTGTAGCGGGGCCGTTTCCAGATCGCTTGTCGGTCCGAGCACATGACGTCCACCCGCTCCTCGCCGCGATCAAATCGATATGCGTGCTTCGTCGTTTCATCAAGGACGTATCCGGCGTGTGCGAGGCAAGCGGCCGCCTGAGCGAAGGTGACTGCGTTCGTCTCGAGATGGAGCGCCGAGTCAACGTCGACGGTGGATCGAGACGACGGTAGACCCGCAAGGGCTGCGTGCAGTTTCACCATGAGCCCACCGATCAGCGTCCAGGAACTGCTTGGGAGAAGTCGGGCAAGCTCGAATGCGGTCGGCCAAGGCGGCTCCTCCCAAGCCTCGGACGAGGCATCCAGCATGACGCGCGGGCGCTCGATCACACCGTGGCCTGTATCTCAGCTATCCACCGGGCCGCAGCGGCGCTCTCTCGTGTGTCACCGTACGCGTACAGCGCGAGAGCCTCGAGGATCCGCTGATGCGTCTCGGAACCTTCGACGACGACAATGTCACCTGAGTCGTCCGGGGCGAGCCTGGCTCGGCGAGCAGCGATCGTGGCGTTCTCTGCGACGAGCACGCCCAGGCCGCCGCCTGAGGACAGTCCGAGCTCGCCGAGAATTCCCGGCGTGAATCGACGCTTTGCCTCGATACTCGCGGCCCTCCGAAGCGATGCGTGACCATGAAGGATTCGACCCGCCAGAGCGCTGACCTCGGCGCCTCGGATGCGCTTCTTGATCCGGCTCCGCTCCGAGCCCGTTACCGCTTCCGTCGTCCCGTTCGCCAGCAGATCCAGTGCCGCTTGTCGGCCCGTCTCCGTCCAATTCCGGCCGCGATGCGCAGTCCTCGACATCAACAGGACCTGGCGTGGCGAGAGCAGCTGCGCGTTGCCGTATCGCGTCGCGACGACCAGTCCGTTCGCGGCGTTGCGGCGCACCTGTCGCGCCGAGACACCAAGCTCTCGGGCTGCTTCGGTCGCGGACACATGCATGCATATATAGTCCCCATCCGGACTATATATGTCAAGGAGCAGCGGTGCGTGACCGCCTGCCGGCGATGCGTCCAGTGCTCCCGCTGGGATTCGAACCCAGACTCGGGCGAGTTTAAGTCGCCTGCCTCTGCCAGTTGGGCTACGGGAGCGCGGCGGCCGGCCGCGCCCTCACCTTACCGAGCGGATACCACGGGGCAGCCGCGCCGCGAATGCGAACGCGCCGCCGACCTGCGCGATGCAGGCGGGCGGCGCGTTCGAGCGTCGGGTGCGGAACCGCTACTTCGAGGCGGCGGCCTCGGCGGGCTTCGCGGCCGGCTTCTCAGCGGCCGACTTCTCCGCCGCGGGCTTCTTCGCCGCGGGCGTGCGCGGCTTCTTCGCGGCCGGCGCCTTCGGCGCGGCCTCGGCCGGGGGCTTCGGGCGCGCGGCGAACTCCTCGAACGCGGCGCGCGGCGTCTGCCGGGCCTCGAGCGAGACGATGTCGCGACCGAGCCAGAAGTTGTTCCACCAGCCCCAGAACACGCGGAGCTTGCGCTCCCAGCTCGGGATGGCGAGGCCGTGGTAGCCGCGGTGCGCGAACCAGGCGATGAGGCCCTTCATGGCGAACTTGCCCGACTGGAAGGCGCCCGAGCCGATGCCGAGGCCGGCCACGGCACCGAGGTTCTTGTGCACGTAGTCGCGCGGCTCCTCGCCGCGCAGCACGGCGACGAGGTTCTTCGCGAGCAGCTTGCCCTGGCGCACGGCGTGCTGGGCGTTGGGCACGCAGTAGCCGCCCACGCCGCCGCCGGTGAGGTCGGGCACGGCGCTGATGTCGCCGGCCGCCCACGCGTCCTCGACGATGTCGTCCTCGTCGCCGACGCGCAGGTCGGGGCGCGTCTTGATGCGGCCGCGCTCCTCGACCGGCAGGTCGGAGTTGCGCACGATCTGCGGGTTCGCCATGACGCCCGCGGTCCACACGATGAGGTCCGTCTCCATGGTCTGGCCGGTCGATAGCTCGATGTGGCCGTCGACGGCCGACTTGAGCTGCGT
Coding sequences within:
- a CDS encoding NAD(P)/FAD-dependent oxidoreductase; the encoded protein is MPKILIVGGGYAGFYTAWKLEKWLRAGEAEVTVVDPLPYMTYQPFLPEVAAGSIEPRHSVVALRRHLRKTNVITAKVTNIDHASKQATISPEGADDYQFDYDIVVVTGGAVSRTFPIPGIAENAYGLKTIEEAAAIRDRLLTNFDKAANLPAGPERDRLLTVVVVGGGFAGIEVFAELRSFASSLLEFYPQLSFDDTHFHLIEAMGRIMPEVSLPTSHWVIKHLAQRGAEIHLDTQLKSAVDGHIELSTGQTMETDLIVWTAGVMANPQIVRNSDLPVEERGRIKTRPDLRVGDEDDIVEDAWAAGDISAVPDLTGGGVGGYCVPNAQHAVRQGKLLAKNLVAVLRGEEPRDYVHKNLGAVAGLGIGSGAFQSGKFAMKGLIAWFAHRGYHGLAIPSWERKLRVFWGWWNNFWLGRDIVSLEARQTPRAAFEEFAARPKPPAEAAPKAPAAKKPRTPAAKKPAAEKSAAEKPAAKPAEAAASK